The following proteins come from a genomic window of Deltaproteobacteria bacterium:
- a CDS encoding SIMPL domain-containing protein, with product VCDTAVRIRQSGIIEVKGFAQQQVRADMGVWKGYLTVRGQNLAEAYTRLESEMSQVLDHLKRLGFSTDAVAVEPAMTTTLYRMNDSGFQTNQVEGYQLQQFVEVGSGEVEKIATLATEAAGLVKTGMEFISLQPEFYVSFLEEIKLGLIAQATKDALNRAGQFAEGGNVRVGALRSATQGVFQVTPVNSMDVSGYGIYDTRTIEKSVKAVVTAHFAIETGA from the coding sequence GTCTGCGACACGGCCGTTCGGATCAGGCAATCGGGGATCATCGAGGTCAAGGGCTTCGCCCAGCAGCAGGTCCGAGCCGACATGGGCGTCTGGAAGGGCTACCTGACCGTACGCGGCCAGAACCTGGCCGAGGCATACACCAGGCTGGAATCCGAGATGAGCCAAGTTCTCGACCACCTCAAACGGCTCGGCTTTTCCACGGATGCGGTGGCCGTCGAACCGGCCATGACCACAACCCTGTACCGGATGAACGATTCGGGCTTCCAGACCAATCAGGTCGAGGGGTACCAACTCCAGCAATTCGTGGAGGTCGGCTCCGGAGAGGTGGAAAAAATTGCCACCCTGGCCACCGAGGCCGCCGGACTGGTCAAGACGGGCATGGAGTTCATATCCCTCCAACCCGAATTCTATGTGTCATTTCTGGAAGAAATCAAGCTCGGCCTCATCGCCCAGGCCACCAAGGACGCCCTGAACCGGGCCGGACAGTTCGCCGAGGGCGGAAATGTCAGGGTCGGGGCTCTGCGCTCGGCCACCCAGGGGGTTTTCCAGGTCACGCCGGTCAACTCCATGGACGTTTCGGGCTATGGCATCTACGACACCAGGACCATCGAGAAGAGCGTCAAGGCCGTGGTTACGGCCCATTTCGCCATCGAAACCGGAGCATAG